In Pseudobdellovibrionaceae bacterium, the sequence AAAGAAAATCACGCAGATCAACATGTCCATGATCGGCACGATATTCAGATCGATTTGGTTGCGACGTTGCTCGCGGCTAAACATTTCATCCATTCGACTGGCCGCGCTCCGATTCTTCGATCCAGGTGATCAATTGATAACCTGCGTTTTGGGCGTTGCCGACAATGTCGTCGGTCTTCGAGGTACAAAGCGTGTGGATGATCATCGCGATGACCCCGATGGTCAGACCGGTCGCGGTCGCGTACATGGCTTCGGAGATCCCGCGGCCCAGCAGCTCACCCTTGGTGGAGGCGTCGGCCGAGGCGATCGCCTCGAAGGTTTTGATCAGACCCGAAATCGTTCCGAGCAGTCCCAAGAGCGTCGAAACCCCGGCGATCAAGGCGATCAACGGAACCCGGCGTTCGCACTTACGGGTGACGTCGAGCACCGCGCCGCCCAGG encodes:
- a CDS encoding MotA/TolQ/ExbB proton channel family protein; the encoded protein is MGIFTAIQTVIAHGGAAAWFILASGVILAVLTYDRISTLYFKLSIQAQDALTKVRQAVLRRDYNSAIQVCNSNLSSPELSVLKSGLLAIEHGREAIRSALGGAVLDVTRKCERRVPLIALIAGVSTLLGLLGTISGLIKTFEAIASADASTKGELLGRGISEAMYATATGLTIGVIAMIIHTLCTSKTDDIVGNAQNAGYQLITWIEESERGQSNG